In Ictalurus furcatus strain D&B chromosome 20, Billie_1.0, whole genome shotgun sequence, the DNA window TTTGTAGCCATACAAACAAAagcatgtacatacagtacgacgaatgcattcatttaacaaataaaataccacaatgtagaaaaacaaacatttaaataatttgttgtttttatcctATGAAAACAAGCTAATCCAGGGAATTATATATGCATAATGGCGTATAAACAAAGTTACTTAAAGAATGCCACTTGTAGCTTTCACTTCCACCAATATAGCCATTCTGAAAAAATAAgttttcttaaaacaaaatccaagTGTATTTGCTGTTACaagaaacacagacacaacagCTGGGTTTGTTGTTCTCTGGGAATTTCATAAAGATTTACAAAATTGtatctgtaatattttttttttcactttgcacaagcagttttatttatgtctatgttttggaaataaaggtaacaaactgtacttttcctcattactggggtggtaccatcaagggtacatcttttgtacctgtGGTAGGTATCATTCACCTGGAAATATGAAgcatataattttaaaatgatttcaggGTAAATAATTGGACCTTAAGGGACCAGTAATATAGCTTTACACTAAACACTAATTCAAAATGTACCACATACACCTTCCCAGacaaaatatacatattaaaggAACAAAAGATGTCCCCTTGTTGGTAGTATAGTTTGGTAAGTTTATGTTTATAGTATGTTatttctgaaaatgaaatggaaaagtGATCAAAAGATGTACAAATAATTGCTTGTTCTCTAAGATAGCTAAAATGTTTCATAAACTATATGAAATCCCCAGAAAATAACATTCTCATTTGTTTCATCTGGCTCTTTAGTTCAGTTACTGTTTTGTCTGTAACAGCAACTACATTTGGACTTTGTTATTTTAGTACACTGCACAAAaaagagccccccccccccccaacctctTAAGCGAGAAATATGTTCTTTTGATCTCTATAAGCAGGCCAAACTGTTTCACAAAATACAATacgtttgtttttgtgtgaaattcTTTGTGTCTGTATCGGCTTTGATGCTAGTGCACTCAAACAagggcatgttttttttttttctttttgcagcaCTTAATGACACCTAGTGGAACTTCAAAGCCACTAgactcacacacaaactgaaGACAAAGTGGACCAAGACATGGAGCATGCTTTGTGCACTACATTTGGAGCTTCACTGAGCAGAAAAGGGTCTCATCAGATGGTAAGGTCCCAGGCATAAAGGTCAGGCAGTAAAGTGGCACCGTGGCAAACGTGAATGGCACATGCAGGGGTTAataggcttccttctgggtgtGCATCTGCTCTTGGATCTTCTGCAGCATCTCCTGCATCCGCCGCAGCTGTGAAAAAATGGGGTGGGAGGGTTAACAGATTTAACCAACTCATCATTGGAGGGTTGGAAATGCTTATGCAATgcatttcaacttgtcacatgtTCACAGGGGAACTTTGGACACAGCTCAATGGGCAATCGATTAACTTTTTACTGCATGACTGCTTTTGTGGATTGCTTAACCCTTACTGTGCAAGAATTGCACCCGGTGATAGTGCAGAATCAATATTAACAGTGTTGTTCCACTACAGAATCAATGTTAATTTAGGGTTTAACTTCCAAAATGCACAAAAGCAAAATGATAGGAATGTGCAAATGCTGACACGTAAAAATTTGAGTCTGCCAGGTATGATGCACATTTTCACAAACTACCAGTGTAAAGTTTGGACAGGGTAGACTGAAGAAGTATTTTTCATCTTCTTAAAAAGACGACAGATTTTTCATCTgaccaaaaaaacatttgaaaaaagGTTTATGGTTGaaagacaaatatatatatatatatatcattttaaataaatgtaacaaaagttttcacattaatattttacttttttaaagttCACCTGAGGGTTTAGGAACTCTTTAAGTTGTTATTTAAAGTAGTCATCTATAACCTTCACACTCATGGTGGGTTTGGAGGAAAAGTAAGGAGAGTTACACAGAAAATATTCTAATCCTAACTGTTACACATGTTGGAGGATCTCttattgtgtgtctgttttcctcTAAAGTCCCTGGGATGCTTGTTACGATagatggcatcatgaactccAAGAAGTACTAGAAGATGAAAATCTGTCTTCTTCTGCCAAGAAACTAGGTTGGggttggaccttccagcaggacaatgatccataACATACATCCAAACCCACATAAAAATGGTTAAATGACAAGCTGTTGATAAGGCCGTCCCAATCTCTGACCTAAACCCCACTGAGAACCTCAGGAGGAGAGTCCACAGGAGATGACCTAAGACCCTGGAAGAGCTAGAGAGATTTTGTATTGCTTTGTGTCCTCCTCTCATCAAGCATTATAAGTAAAGTCTCAGTGCTGTTACAGTGGTAAAGGGATGTTGCACTAGTTGCACTAAATATGCCAACAGCTGtgacaggtttaaaaaaaaaaaaagaaaaaaagtatttttagtataaatttacataaattaaaGGTTACATTTCCCCCTCATATTTAGAGTGTAtccacaaatacatttttccattaCCTTTTAATccatctttttaaaataaattttatttattattagtgttttttctaaaaagtagaaaatactaaaaataaagaaaatcccCACTATGACTAAGCgtgcccaaacttttgactggcagtgtataTATTGATTAACATCAAAATATGTCTTATAGTATTACtctttcaataaaataatatttttaaaaatagtataataataataataataataataataataataataataataataataataataattattattattattatactacataCAAAAGGATTACTTTAAAAGATAACTTAAAACTATATTAGAATTACATGCAAAGATGTTGAAAAGTACAGTGTAAAGCAGTAAGGTGGCCATGCTTGTGAGTACTGAGTTTCAATGTTAATTCAGACTGACAGAAGTAGGTTTGGAAGATTTTAATGACCCATAACGTTTTGGTTTCTGCCTATTAAGCTACTTCAGCATTATATAGTGGGTTCTGTATAAGACTTGGAGAAATACAGCAGTTTTAAAATAGGAGAAGCATCAGTTAATGAAgagttaaataataaataaacaaacaaacaaataagcaaagcaaaagaaagaaagaaagaaagaaagaaagacagcatGAAAGAAAAAGTCTAACTGTAggcattatgtattattattgacaAACAaggtaagaaaaaatatttagacaGTTTTAGAATTTTCCCGAGCCACAATATCTTGAATCCTGGGTCTAAAGTACATAAGTGAGGAAGTGTGCAGGCTTCCAGAACTAAAGAACTAAACTTTGGAACTTAAGGCACATTTTCACTGGGGGAAGCAGGGCGGTGAAGCTTGTTTGGGAACAATCAGCAAAGCAATGTTcaaaaaaatgtcagaaaaattcctgagtttttttttttttttttaaaaagtgaatgTGCTGGAAACTCACCTAAAGAGGCACTCAGAGAGGATGCAGACTAATAACCTGATCATTTCTGTGCTTGGGTAACTACACAGCATGCTGTGATGTATTGGATTAAAACTGctttttagattaaaaaaaggaatataaACCTCTTAGTTGAGAATTCAGCTTATTAAGAGCATGTGTGCCAAATCTAATATATTTAGATTTTCTATATCTAAGGATGGGGGCAGACGAATGATCTGATGTGCAGTTTTGAATCATAAAAACTCCcaaattaatattttaccaGTCATGAAAGGGGGCGCTACTGCTCTGCTCTATACCCCATTTTCCTGAACGcttgtgattttatttcattcccAGGGACACCTGAGGAGCAAAGCCCTCTTGGTTAGATGACTGTATTTGAATTTTGCAAATATGTGGCTTTAAAAAATGGCATTTCAACCATCAGGACCCAACCAACTGTTGGCTCTACTCGACTGGACTTTTttgcaggtcagtgtgtgtgggtgactGTGGGAGGATCAGAGTGTGGCTTTGTCTCTGCTTCGTGATTGGCCAGGTAGGATGGCGGCTGTACCTCTTCATCTTTCTCGCGGATcagtttttctgtctctgcGTCCGTTACATTGGGAGCTGTAGGAATGGGGAAGTCCGTGCCACTCTCTCTAGTGAGTTTGCtttatgaaacacacacacacacacacacacacacacacacacacacaatgaataaGACACTTGTATATCTATTTTGCAGTGCTACATCCTGGAATCTGTACAATAAGTCTATATTGTCTATAATGTATGTCtatatacaaacacatataTAGACAATACGTGGTAGAACTTTGTCTACATCTCTTTTGATTAAAAGATGTGTATGAGAAGAGCGTGCGTGTTCTTCATACTTGCGGTTGCGTTCTTTCACCACCATGCGTGTCATGCTTTGGATGCACTGAGCTCTGTAGTTCTCATAGTGAACATCCCGTGTCACGTCCTTCAGGtcctgcatgtgtgtgcgcaccAGCATGTTCCTCAGCTTTATGAAATCACAGTGTGCAGAGTTCTccactggaacacacacacacacacacacacacacacacacacaccatctgatTAGATGATCAGACTTAATGCTAACaacattgttttatttgaaggaTGTGCACTGCAAGGCACaattttttatataacattttattcagcAATGGTTTATACAAGTTCATCAATACATTACCTTCTACAATGCCCCAGGGATAAAGTCGACCCCGCACTCTCTTTCCTTTTGCCTCAACGACTGTGTTACTGCCGATCACTGCAAATGGGATGCTCTCCTGCAGAGGGAgtcggggagagagagagagagagagagagagacagagagagagagagagagagaataattaTTAGAAGAAGTGAGGCATTGCAGTAGCATCTGCTGCACTGCAGGTAGTTCTGCTGCTACATCTTTCTCTGTTCACTTctcttcataaacacacacacacacacacacacacacacacacacacacacctctgatgAATAATACACACCTTCAGTTCCTGGTCTTGCTGTTTGAACTCCTCGTCCTCATCTGAATCACAATCAGGAAACTGGTAGATTTTGATCCCGAATTGCTCGATCTCCTCTCGAATCTGCGAGAAAAAGCGTTAGACTGTAATTAAAGGtataaaagtaaatgttcatGATAAACAAAAATGCTATATAACACTGCAGCAACATTGCAGGTATTAAACCAGTTGCACAGGTGAAGTCAGTGATTTTGAAGGATGTCCTAAACCCAGGACCTTCCCTTCAGTGTTTGCTCCAAAGCCACACCTCAAAACACATGCCTGTACAGCCTGGTCTCCTGGTCTAGAACAGCACAGTCAGTAAAAGATGAGGAACaccattattttaaatgaacactgCTGGTCAAGCCTTGAAACATGTTCCCCTGTACGTGCATGAGAAATGAAAAGCATGATGCTCGTTTCGTTTCACAAATTTCATACCACAAATTTAATTTAGGAAAATGACTGTAAAATTCAACATGAATCTGTAATTTTGCTGCTTGATCTTTTACATTAGGCAGATTGCTAGCTATGTAGATCACTGTGCTAAAATAATCTCAGCACTGTATGGATTGGTGTTTATAAAGTCCTCTGTCCAGTCATATCTGCTTATTGCATGTCCTATATGCTTGAAAAGATCCTTTTCCACACTCTTACTAAAGATCAGCACAATATTGcaaacaaagaaatatatatCCATTAGACGCATATTCATTAGTTACAGTCCATCCATATTAAAACATCTAATATAGGGTTAATAAATACGTTCTTGTGATATAATCTCAACTAATACATCGCAGGACTGAAACGATCCAGTTTATGTTTGCGAACTTAccttaattttctttttcttgaccTCACTGGGGGTGAGAGTGTCTGCCTTGGCCAAAACTGGCACAATGTTGACCTTTTCATGTAGGGCTTTCATGAACTCCACATCCAAAGGCCTGAGACTGCAAAAAAGTCAAGCAAACCCActctcattacacacacagatagaaaaaacacacaatactaGATCGATGCTAGGGTATAAAATGCATCACTGTCTTCTCGTGTCGGAATGAGACAACATTTTGTTCCTAGTGATTTCCTGTTCCACCTACTGTACAGTTTAAAGGGTTTGTacccaaataaaaacagtgaaaagACCCGGGCTGTTCCAAAACACATGGATAATCTTTCATATTGGGGACGGACGGATGGACTAACTTATAATTTTCATTAAGCAATTTTGTCAAATTGCTTGCCACACTCACTTCACGTTGCTAACAGTTGCACTCTTGATAGGAATCAAATTAACAAATAACTTTGGGCTGCTTTGTTCTGTCTCATTCATGCTGTACATGTGCGGTAAATGCATTAGTAATTTTATGCtagggtgagtcaaatgaaaaaccTTAAAAGCgcaacataacaaaaaaaatttagatttttttttttttttttgtagaggaATCCAGACACTCGTTAAGTGTGTGCACACTGaatgcactgaatgaaatggagATTACGCAGAAAAACTATACACTTTCGAGACACCTATTTGCAATGAACActgcaatttttttcatttgacgCACTCATacaaacaatatacagtatacatcagTCATAAGTACAGggaaatataaatacagtacaaatataaatacagtgtgCTTAAATATATAACTGCTCAAATAGGAAGGATGATCATTTTCTATTGAAGAGTCAGTTTCCTGTCTGGAGAGCTTCAGGAGAAGGTGATCTTTCAAACAGATGTAATTACTACACTTTGACACTAGAGGGCGAACttggattaaaaaacaaaaagaaaaaaaacaaaaaaaaaaacaaaacaaggtctCCTATACTGGCTTATGAGACTTACCCTGTGCCCTAATTGGCATACTTATACTATGTACtgaaagtatgtactcttttggTGAAGaacaaatacatatttttgaATGTGTATTAAAAGCATGTGCAAGTATTGGGACAAACCAAAACATTTAATGGCGTCGTTGCCCGGAAGAGaacactgtaaacaaactcTTCGTTGCATTTCagattttcttcattcattattccttatctaatttataatttaattttatcattcccttaatttatttttccacatttcatttacacctctctaaaatatGTCAGCAAGCAAACTGTCACAAAAGTCCTCCTCCCTCACACAAGGAGTTGTgtgcaatattagctgaaaaaaaagtgtccacagTATAAGATAaggtaagataagataatacttcattaatccccagatggagaaattagtgtatccacactttgaaaatctaccggaaatagtagaccacccgggtacctttgggatactaatttcaacatactacgatttgggacacactaattcatatctcagatactatttagtatggaTCATATGCAATTGGGATGCAGGGTTAGTGAGTCACCGAAACCCATTACAacataaatgattttaatgaatCTTATCTGTGAGTCTGTGTATTTCTGGCAAATTTTGTGTGTTGCGTTAGTGTGTGTTCTCATACCCATGACCAAAGGGTGAAATGAAGTAAATACAGCAGTGCACGCGGTTGTCCTGAATGTTTTTGCGGTTCAGGCCACTCTCATCTCTGAAGTACTGCTCAAACTGTTGGTCAATGTAGTCGGCTACTGACTTCCAGCTGAAATCATACACGCACTTGTTAACTACTAAAtaagttcattattattattattattagtagtagtagtagtagtaatgcacattattcttatttctttctttcatttaataaattatttattataaggtgcatataataataatgtatattgtATAAGGTGTAAATTTATATGTATATCTGATAGGTAatgataattacatttttagttAATCTTTTagttatattattaaattaaatacctAAATTATCAATCACTTTGTTTAACTACAATTGCTAATAAAgacaattaaatttaattacattCAATAGAAAGAAACTATATTCTTAGGTAAAATCTAGAATCTGTGTTAAACCCGATGTTAAATAGAGTCTTATTCTatcagaaaaggttccaagcAGAACCCCTATATGATGCTAAGAACCTTTTGAGGAATCCTTTATTTTATactcatttatcatttttaaaaataaaattaaacaggtTAGAATagattatttgtattttggtttatgtttatttgtaaatattacaaCATTAATGGGACACAGAGCTCGTACCACTCAGTGTTGTTAACTGCATCCCCAAAGCCTGGCGTGTCCACGATGGTGAGCTTGAGTTTGACACCCTTCTCCTCAATGTCCACTGTGTGCTTCGTGATTTCCACTGTCTGGGTGATCCGCTCTGGAACAAAAACAGGCTAATTGTTTCTCCAATTAGACTAATACAGAATGTAAATCGGCAAATTCATGTAGGCTAGATTTCAGTACTTCTCTCGATATAATGTACTGTAAGTACATACTCTTTCAGTGCATATTTGGTCATCCATTAAGAAATACTGAAAAAAGGGGAACAGTGGAAATGTTACTCAGTCGGCTACGGATATGGTGACccaagtgtttttttcctttcaactCTCAACTAGTTGTTGGCTATTTGCCCTGTTGACTTTGGTTGCAAAACAAATTATTCTATTTGACATGTCTTTCTGAAAGCAACACGCTCTATTACTTTGGTAGCTTAAGAATAGCTTATAAGACAAGGATATTATCTGAATTTGTGAGTACAGAGCAGGAAAAAGCATGAAAACACAAAATCTATGCTCATTTGTGTACAAAATAAACTAAGGTTTCTGAGCAACTGATACATGGGATTTGGCGAACATACTGAAGCATTCAGTTGCATAATATATTTAGGATTTGACCACATCTAGATTACCTTCAGCATTGAGAAGTTTTCTGTCTTTATACAGATCTGTGAGGAAGAGGCTGTTGACCAGGGTGGACTTGCCCAATCCAGACTCAcctaagaaaacaaaaagggaCCCAAtgagaagaaacagaaagagtggGGCaaggaaacacaaaacacaagacTCCCCAGTAGAATTCCAATCAGGTTTATTTTACCTGCTACCATTAAAGTGAAGTCGAAGCCCTTTTTCACAGATTTGCGGTGCACTTGATTTGGCAAGGTTGCAAAGCCCACATACTCTTTATCCTGGTCCTGTGTAAAacagaatatgagagagagagagagagagagagagagagagagagagagaacgtgaaGTTAGCTATAGCTCAGACTGAACATTTAGGCATTCAAAGAACCTGGCAAGGAACAGAACTGACTGTGGTATTTCAGAAAATTACATAATATATGGGATCCCTTCAGCTCTTGGCTATTTTAATCTCAAAAGCTATGCAGAGTTACTCTGTATTTGGGAAACCAAATGGTGACAAAATTGGGTGGATATAATGGAGGTTATAAAAGCAGCCACCTTTAATTAGTTCAAACTATCAAGTGTGAAAAGGACCACCAGCATTTTAGACATATACAATCTATAGCATTTCAGACATGCCATCAAAGCTCCAAAGCCATAACGTTCtcccccaaaacacaaaaaatatagATCAGTCATTCATCTGTATCCACTTATCCAATTCAAGGTTATGGTGAATCAAGAGTATAACACAAGAGCATTGGGTGCAAGG includes these proteins:
- the septin4b gene encoding septin 4b isoform X3 — its product is MAATAEVNSDSEDQDKEYVGFATLPNQVHRKSVKKGFDFTLMVAGESGLGKSTLVNSLFLTDLYKDRKLLNAEERITQTVEITKHTVDIEEKGVKLKLTIVDTPGFGDAVNNTECWKSVADYIDQQFEQYFRDESGLNRKNIQDNRVHCCIYFISPFGHGLRPLDVEFMKALHEKVNIVPVLAKADTLTPSEVKKKKIKIREEIEQFGIKIYQFPDCDSDEDEEFKQQDQELKESIPFAVIGSNTVVEAKGKRVRGRLYPWGIVEVENSAHCDFIKLRNMLVRTHMQDLKDVTRDVHYENYRAQCIQSMTRMVVKERNRNKLTRESGTDFPIPTAPNVTDAETEKLIREKDEELRRMQEMLQKIQEQMHTQKEAY
- the septin4b gene encoding septin 4b isoform X1; this translates as MYALSCLEMVDCTVAPVAMEDSEQWKPIEDCHSGVRSDDQDSIPASPKPKKLVEEQKSSHTKEDSEDSELENIMGHHSLRERHLFAPCEDESHESPHTEETSTFLRLPALCRTLGEVEPDPKHNIQTGYVDLPPPFSPSPISPSRPKSPWGRFDPYDSTEDQDKEYVGFATLPNQVHRKSVKKGFDFTLMVAGESGLGKSTLVNSLFLTDLYKDRKLLNAEERITQTVEITKHTVDIEEKGVKLKLTIVDTPGFGDAVNNTECWKSVADYIDQQFEQYFRDESGLNRKNIQDNRVHCCIYFISPFGHGLRPLDVEFMKALHEKVNIVPVLAKADTLTPSEVKKKKIKIREEIEQFGIKIYQFPDCDSDEDEEFKQQDQELKESIPFAVIGSNTVVEAKGKRVRGRLYPWGIVEVENSAHCDFIKLRNMLVRTHMQDLKDVTRDVHYENYRAQCIQSMTRMVVKERNRNKLTRESGTDFPIPTAPNVTDAETEKLIREKDEELRRMQEMLQKIQEQMHTQKEAY
- the septin4b gene encoding septin 4b isoform X2 — its product is MYALSCLEMVDCTVAPVAMEDSEQWKPIEDCHSGVRSDDQDSIPASPKPKKLVEEQDQDKEYVGFATLPNQVHRKSVKKGFDFTLMVAGESGLGKSTLVNSLFLTDLYKDRKLLNAEERITQTVEITKHTVDIEEKGVKLKLTIVDTPGFGDAVNNTECWKSVADYIDQQFEQYFRDESGLNRKNIQDNRVHCCIYFISPFGHGLRPLDVEFMKALHEKVNIVPVLAKADTLTPSEVKKKKIKIREEIEQFGIKIYQFPDCDSDEDEEFKQQDQELKESIPFAVIGSNTVVEAKGKRVRGRLYPWGIVEVENSAHCDFIKLRNMLVRTHMQDLKDVTRDVHYENYRAQCIQSMTRMVVKERNRNKLTRESGTDFPIPTAPNVTDAETEKLIREKDEELRRMQEMLQKIQEQMHTQKEAY
- the septin4b gene encoding septin 4b isoform X5, with the translated sequence MDQDKEYVGFATLPNQVHRKSVKKGFDFTLMVAGESGLGKSTLVNSLFLTDLYKDRKLLNAEERITQTVEITKHTVDIEEKGVKLKLTIVDTPGFGDAVNNTECWKSVADYIDQQFEQYFRDESGLNRKNIQDNRVHCCIYFISPFGHGLRPLDVEFMKALHEKVNIVPVLAKADTLTPSEVKKKKIKIREEIEQFGIKIYQFPDCDSDEDEEFKQQDQELKESIPFAVIGSNTVVEAKGKRVRGRLYPWGIVEVENSAHCDFIKLRNMLVRTHMQDLKDVTRDVHYENYRAQCIQSMTRMVVKERNRNKLTRESGTDFPIPTAPNVTDAETEKLIREKDEELRRMQEMLQKIQEQMHTQKEAY
- the septin4b gene encoding septin 4b isoform X4; its protein translation is MAGLGLQSSTTDQDKEYVGFATLPNQVHRKSVKKGFDFTLMVAGESGLGKSTLVNSLFLTDLYKDRKLLNAEERITQTVEITKHTVDIEEKGVKLKLTIVDTPGFGDAVNNTECWKSVADYIDQQFEQYFRDESGLNRKNIQDNRVHCCIYFISPFGHGLRPLDVEFMKALHEKVNIVPVLAKADTLTPSEVKKKKIKIREEIEQFGIKIYQFPDCDSDEDEEFKQQDQELKESIPFAVIGSNTVVEAKGKRVRGRLYPWGIVEVENSAHCDFIKLRNMLVRTHMQDLKDVTRDVHYENYRAQCIQSMTRMVVKERNRNKLTRESGTDFPIPTAPNVTDAETEKLIREKDEELRRMQEMLQKIQEQMHTQKEAY